One genomic region from Alteromonas pelagimontana encodes:
- a CDS encoding glycosyltransferase, which yields MSTSFKILSDAATLPSCDTLIAMAVYNGDRVNWVEQAVNSILQQTLDAFVFVIVIDGTILAELMELLLAFSERDSRIVLLQNETNIGLAASMNKAIEWGFCISPKYFVRMDADDVSKPERLERQISYLQHHEHVAVLGSGLTEIDEEGNKVGARVMPASHKKIVRMLPRRCTLNHPTVTIRYDVFAQGFRYDADLLNTQDYFLWITLASHGFVFRNLKERLLEFRRVNDFYKRRGFAKSVNEFKARIYAMKALRRFTLWNVTYACGVLCLRLMPAKVVKLAYKFDRLLLEKIIKH from the coding sequence TTGTCTACTTCTTTTAAAATCTTGTCTGATGCAGCTACTTTACCGTCGTGCGATACACTAATCGCAATGGCTGTATATAACGGAGACAGAGTTAACTGGGTTGAACAGGCCGTCAACAGCATTCTTCAGCAAACTCTGGATGCTTTCGTTTTCGTTATTGTTATTGATGGAACCATTCTCGCAGAGCTTATGGAGCTGCTTCTTGCGTTTTCCGAGCGAGACTCCCGAATCGTGTTGCTGCAGAACGAAACCAATATAGGCCTAGCAGCAAGTATGAATAAGGCGATCGAATGGGGTTTTTGTATTTCGCCTAAATATTTCGTTAGAATGGACGCAGATGATGTTTCTAAGCCAGAAAGACTGGAAAGGCAAATCAGTTATTTACAGCATCATGAGCATGTAGCTGTTTTAGGTTCGGGTTTAACTGAAATTGATGAAGAAGGCAATAAAGTGGGGGCGCGGGTAATGCCTGCTTCCCACAAAAAGATTGTCAGAATGCTACCTAGAAGGTGTACACTAAATCATCCTACGGTGACCATTCGGTATGATGTTTTTGCTCAAGGCTTCCGGTATGATGCTGATCTACTAAATACACAAGATTATTTTTTGTGGATAACATTAGCTTCGCACGGTTTTGTTTTTAGGAACCTTAAAGAAAGGTTGCTTGAATTTAGAAGAGTGAACGACTTTTATAAACGCAGAGGGTTTGCTAAGTCTGTTAATGAGTTTAAGGCGCGTATATATGCTATGAAAGCGCTTCGTCGTTTTACCCTTTGGAATGTGACCTACGCGTGTGGCGTGCTTTGTTTACGTTTAATGCCTGCAAAAGTAGTCAAGCTCGCTTACAAGTTTGACCGCTTACTTTTGGAAAAAATTATAAAACATTGA
- a CDS encoding glycosyltransferase family 2 protein produces MKVGAVIILYHPQIAHLEKMINKLNEINWPVVLVDNSPVPLSHQNFNVKYIHCPANVGIAAAQNEGIQALQDMGAEYGLVLDQDSQLTEELLFGLLSEYQSATHHFTQVAAIGPMIVCEFNNAPVQPRLQKALQLKDGLAEVRQIIASGMLINLSMFNAIGKKDEALFIDGVDHEWCWRARYKGFSIVQSHNIKMRHRQGDARHRILGLNFKRGAPVRLYYQVRNVLILSRRQYVPLYWKCRHLPVLPLRWAVNRWWFPEGKLRGHYVLRGLIDGIKGRTGKIDSM; encoded by the coding sequence TTGAAAGTCGGTGCCGTTATCATTCTTTATCATCCTCAGATCGCGCATCTGGAGAAGATGATAAACAAACTAAATGAGATAAATTGGCCAGTGGTGCTGGTCGATAATTCTCCTGTTCCTCTTTCCCATCAAAATTTCAATGTTAAGTACATCCACTGCCCCGCGAATGTTGGCATAGCCGCAGCACAAAACGAGGGAATTCAGGCGTTACAGGATATGGGCGCAGAATACGGATTGGTGCTGGATCAAGACAGTCAACTAACGGAAGAGTTACTTTTTGGTTTACTCTCCGAATATCAATCTGCGACACATCACTTTACTCAAGTAGCAGCCATTGGACCCATGATTGTCTGTGAGTTTAATAATGCGCCTGTGCAACCGCGACTGCAAAAGGCCTTACAACTTAAAGACGGATTGGCGGAAGTACGTCAAATTATTGCATCGGGTATGCTAATAAATTTATCGATGTTTAATGCAATTGGTAAAAAGGACGAAGCCCTTTTTATTGATGGTGTTGACCACGAATGGTGCTGGAGAGCTCGTTATAAAGGCTTTTCCATTGTCCAATCTCATAATATAAAGATGCGTCATCGTCAAGGAGACGCGCGTCATCGCATACTAGGATTGAACTTTAAGCGCGGTGCGCCAGTAAGATTGTACTATCAGGTACGCAATGTGCTTATACTTTCTCGACGCCAGTACGTTCCCCTATATTGGAAGTGCCGTCACTTACCGGTTTTACCTTTACGTTGGGCGGTAAATAGATGGTGGTTTCCGGAAGGGAAGCTACGTGGACACTATGTTCTGCGAGGTCTGATTGATGGCATTAAAGGCAGGACGGGAAAAATTGACTCTATGTGA
- a CDS encoding UDP-glucose dehydrogenase family protein: MKVTVFGIGYVGLVQAAVLAEVGHEVVCIDVDQNKVDNLKNGVIPIYEPGLTPLVTSNYEGGRLSFTTDAQKGVEHGELIFIAVGTPPDEDGSADLKYVLAVAKTIAEHMTSHKIIINKSTVPVGTADKVKAKVNETLTALDKNVSFDVVSNPEFLKEGAAVSDCMRPDRIVLGTDSEKAKDKLRELYAPFNRNHDKVIIMDIRSAELTKYAANCMLATKISFMNEIANLAELFGADIENVRRGIGSDRRIGYQFIYPGCGYGGSCFPKDVQALVRSANGVGYKARILESVEAVNYEQKEKLFSYIQRHFKGDIKGKTVALWGLSFKPNTDDMREASSRVLMEALWEAGACVQAYDPEAMEETQRIYGSRSDLKLMGTKESALDGADFLVIVTEWQAFRAPDFALMKEKLSEPLVFDGRNLFEPERMAEYGLKYYAIGRGLSVQGNSSI; encoded by the coding sequence GTGAAAGTCACAGTTTTCGGTATTGGATATGTAGGTTTAGTACAAGCAGCTGTGCTTGCTGAAGTGGGTCATGAAGTTGTTTGTATTGATGTAGACCAGAACAAAGTGGATAACCTTAAAAATGGTGTTATTCCGATATATGAACCCGGCTTAACACCGTTAGTGACCAGCAACTACGAAGGTGGCAGATTAAGCTTTACTACCGACGCGCAGAAAGGCGTTGAGCACGGCGAACTTATATTTATTGCAGTAGGCACGCCGCCAGACGAAGATGGATCAGCTGATCTCAAGTATGTGTTAGCAGTGGCAAAAACCATTGCTGAGCATATGACTTCCCATAAAATTATTATTAACAAGTCTACGGTGCCAGTTGGCACTGCAGATAAGGTGAAAGCCAAAGTTAACGAAACACTGACCGCGCTGGATAAAAACGTCAGCTTCGATGTGGTATCTAACCCTGAATTCCTTAAAGAGGGAGCTGCGGTAAGTGACTGCATGCGTCCTGATAGAATAGTGCTGGGTACAGATAGTGAAAAAGCAAAAGATAAGCTTCGTGAGTTATATGCGCCTTTTAACCGTAATCACGATAAAGTGATTATCATGGATATTCGCAGCGCCGAGCTCACGAAATATGCGGCTAACTGTATGCTCGCAACCAAAATTAGCTTTATGAACGAAATTGCGAATTTGGCTGAGCTTTTTGGGGCAGATATTGAAAACGTGCGCCGCGGTATAGGTTCAGATCGTCGCATTGGCTACCAGTTTATTTATCCCGGATGCGGCTATGGCGGGTCTTGTTTCCCCAAGGACGTGCAAGCGCTCGTTCGCAGTGCGAATGGGGTCGGGTATAAAGCCCGGATTTTGGAATCAGTAGAAGCGGTAAATTACGAACAGAAAGAAAAGCTTTTTTCCTACATTCAACGCCATTTCAAAGGCGATATTAAAGGGAAGACTGTTGCGCTGTGGGGACTATCGTTTAAACCTAACACCGACGACATGCGCGAAGCGTCGAGTCGTGTATTAATGGAAGCGCTTTGGGAAGCCGGCGCTTGCGTTCAGGCTTACGATCCCGAAGCGATGGAAGAAACCCAAAGGATTTATGGTAGCCGCAGCGACTTAAAACTTATGGGAACTAAGGAATCTGCCCTTGACGGTGCTGACTTCCTGGTTATTGTAACCGAGTGGCAGGCGTTCAGAGCGCCTGACTTTGCGCTAATGAAAGAGAAATTGTCTGAACCGTTAGTGTTTGACGGACGTAACCTGTTTGAACCAGAACGCATGGCAGAATATGGATTAAAGTATTATGCCATCGGTAGAGGACTATCAGTACAAGGAAATTCATCAATATGA
- the galU gene encoding UTP--glucose-1-phosphate uridylyltransferase GalU, with protein MSQVTKAVIPVAGLGTRMLPATKAIPKEMLPLVDRPMIQYVVNECVAAGLKEIILVTHASKNSIENHFDTSFELEATLEKRVKRQLLEEVQSICPKDVTIMHVRQGHANGLGHAILCAQPLVGDAPFAVVLPDVIIDDVASNPKKDNLADMVAKFNTSRVSQVMVEQVPQEDITKFGIVDLEGATVKPGESAKIHQMVEKPALEEAPSDLAIVGRYVLSERIWDILEVTPPGAGGEVQLTDAIDSLMKMEQVDAYYMKGKSHDCGSKLGYMKANVEYALRHPSLGAEFKEYLAKLNG; from the coding sequence ATGAGTCAAGTAACGAAAGCAGTTATACCGGTAGCAGGATTGGGAACCAGAATGTTGCCAGCAACAAAGGCCATCCCTAAAGAGATGCTTCCGCTGGTTGACCGCCCAATGATCCAATATGTGGTGAACGAATGCGTGGCTGCCGGATTAAAAGAAATTATTCTTGTTACTCACGCCAGTAAAAACAGTATAGAGAATCACTTCGATACTTCATTTGAGTTAGAAGCGACGCTTGAGAAACGTGTTAAGCGTCAACTGCTTGAAGAGGTTCAATCGATTTGTCCCAAAGATGTGACTATTATGCATGTACGTCAAGGTCATGCTAATGGTCTGGGACATGCAATTCTTTGTGCTCAGCCGTTAGTGGGCGATGCCCCGTTTGCGGTCGTACTGCCGGATGTAATCATTGACGATGTGGCAAGCAATCCGAAGAAGGATAACCTGGCAGACATGGTTGCTAAATTTAATACCAGCCGCGTCAGTCAGGTAATGGTTGAGCAAGTGCCACAAGAAGATATTACCAAGTTTGGCATTGTAGATTTAGAAGGCGCGACGGTAAAACCGGGTGAGTCAGCGAAAATCCATCAAATGGTTGAAAAGCCTGCACTTGAAGAAGCGCCTTCGGACTTGGCAATCGTGGGTCGTTACGTGCTTTCAGAAAGAATCTGGGACATTCTGGAAGTCACTCCTCCAGGTGCCGGCGGTGAAGTGCAACTAACTGACGCCATCGATTCACTGATGAAAATGGAGCAGGTAGACGCTTATTACATGAAGGGAAAAAGCCACGACTGTGGTAGTAAGCTCGGCTATATGAAAGCAAATGTCGAGTACGCGCTACGTCATCCTTCTTTAGGCGCAGAGTTTAAAGAGTATCTGGCGAAATTGAACGGCTAG
- a CDS encoding ComEA family DNA-binding protein: MKQIKLIFLALFFSSFAGLNAVAAETAITAENSATSTSVSSEQSINLNTASVEELMTLPGIGKSKANAIIAYRDEVGEFLEVEQLTQVKGIGEKMLAKVRDKIAVK, translated from the coding sequence ATGAAACAAATAAAATTAATTTTTCTGGCATTATTTTTTAGCTCGTTTGCGGGTTTGAATGCTGTTGCTGCTGAAACAGCAATAACAGCAGAAAATAGCGCTACAAGTACAAGTGTATCGTCAGAACAAAGCATTAATCTCAATACGGCCTCAGTGGAGGAGCTTATGACTCTGCCAGGTATTGGTAAAAGTAAAGCAAATGCCATTATCGCCTATCGTGACGAAGTGGGGGAATTTTTAGAAGTAGAACAACTTACCCAAGTTAAAGGTATCGGCGAAAAGATGCTGGCAAAAGTTCGCGACAAAATTGCCGTAAAATAA
- a CDS encoding isocitrate dehydrogenase, with the protein MTQQRITVIRGDGIGPDIIDATIKILDKVECNFAYDYADAGLVALENHGELLPQATLDLIAKNKVALKGPLTTPVGEGFTSINVSLRKKFELYANVRPVLSFKGTKARYEDIDIITVRENTQGMYSGLGQVVSEDGNEAEALSKITRDGAEKIVTFAYELARREGRKKVTAVHKANILKSTSGLFLKVAREVGERYPDIESTEMIVDNTCMQLVMNPHQFDVIVTTNLFGDILSDLCAGLVGGLGMAPGANIGKDCAIFEAVHGSAPDIAGKNLANPTSVILAAIQMLEYLKMADKAEKIRAALKDVIESGDRTTRDLGGQHGTTEFTQALLDRL; encoded by the coding sequence ATGACTCAGCAACGCATTACAGTCATTCGCGGTGACGGCATTGGTCCAGATATCATCGATGCTACTATCAAAATTTTAGACAAGGTGGAGTGCAATTTCGCGTACGATTACGCCGACGCAGGTCTTGTCGCGTTGGAAAATCATGGCGAATTACTTCCTCAGGCCACGCTGGATTTAATAGCGAAGAATAAGGTCGCCCTGAAGGGACCGCTTACTACACCGGTCGGTGAGGGTTTTACCTCAATTAACGTAAGTTTGCGTAAGAAATTTGAATTGTATGCGAATGTACGTCCGGTGCTGTCGTTTAAAGGTACCAAAGCGCGTTACGAAGATATTGATATTATTACTGTCCGCGAGAACACCCAGGGAATGTATTCTGGTCTGGGTCAGGTTGTCTCAGAAGATGGCAATGAAGCAGAAGCGTTAAGCAAAATTACTCGTGATGGCGCTGAAAAAATTGTCACTTTTGCTTATGAACTTGCTCGCCGGGAAGGTCGGAAAAAAGTCACAGCCGTTCATAAAGCGAATATTTTGAAATCCACTTCAGGATTGTTTTTAAAAGTGGCTCGTGAGGTCGGTGAGCGTTACCCAGATATTGAATCTACGGAGATGATTGTAGATAACACCTGCATGCAATTAGTCATGAACCCGCATCAATTTGACGTTATTGTTACCACTAACCTGTTTGGCGATATTTTGTCTGATTTGTGTGCAGGGTTAGTGGGTGGTCTGGGTATGGCTCCTGGTGCGAACATCGGCAAAGATTGTGCTATTTTTGAAGCGGTACATGGCTCCGCCCCTGATATTGCCGGTAAGAATCTTGCCAATCCTACCTCTGTTATTCTTGCCGCAATTCAAATGCTTGAATACTTGAAAATGGCAGACAAAGCAGAGAAAATCCGGGCCGCATTAAAAGATGTTATTGAAAGTGGCGACCGTACTACGCGCGATCTTGGCGGACAGCACGGCACTACCGAATTTACTCAGGCGTTGCTGGATCGTCTGTAG
- a CDS encoding DUF3192 domain-containing protein gives MNSKVFRLIVLGAAAYALFVFLVISFYPDKPENMDWQDREQYNKVQITKLRLGSTREEVLALLGSPDITEAKLENSTTIQVMFYRTQHVRADGLTTQDECTPLLFENEQLIAWGEGAYQSYLNS, from the coding sequence ATGAATAGTAAGGTTTTCCGGCTGATAGTGCTGGGTGCTGCGGCGTATGCCCTGTTTGTTTTTTTGGTTATCTCTTTTTATCCTGACAAACCTGAAAATATGGATTGGCAGGACCGAGAACAATATAACAAGGTTCAGATCACCAAACTAAGACTCGGCAGTACGCGAGAAGAGGTGCTCGCTTTACTTGGGTCTCCTGATATCACAGAAGCAAAATTGGAAAACAGCACGACTATTCAGGTGATGTTCTACCGTACCCAACATGTACGCGCGGATGGCTTGACAACGCAGGATGAGTGCACGCCGCTACTGTTCGAAAATGAGCAACTTATTGCCTGGGGTGAAGGAGCTTATCAAAGCTATTTAAACAGTTAG
- the ppnN gene encoding nucleotide 5'-monophosphate nucleosidase PpnN, which translates to MNKVQLNPVGWMSQLSQLEVAQLQDTTNSKLYELFRNCCLAVLNSGVDEDNYEALFAPYDDFDVKLIRRERGVKIELINPPEVGFVDKRLVRGVHEHLFAVLRDMLFMGNKYAFIKQNTPADGPSITDMVFDMLRHAQALEGNDELNTVVCWGGHSINQTEYKYTKEVGYQLGLRELNICTGCGPGAMKGPMKGATIGHAKQRYKNGRYIGISEPSIIAAEPPNAIVNELVIMPDIEKRLEAFVRFAHGIIIFPGGVGTAEELLYLLGILMNERNAQQPFPVILTGPAGTEAYFAAIDEFIGQTLGKEAQSKYTVIVDNPVEVARTMVAGLKKVEQYRLEMGDAFSFNWSLKIDEPFQHPFIPTHKTMSELPLHHDQSVADLAVVLRQAFSGIVAGNVKAEGVKQIKEHGPFHLTGEPEMMARIDNLLKSFVAQQRMKLPGSEYRPCYTISRAN; encoded by the coding sequence ATGAATAAAGTGCAGTTAAATCCAGTGGGATGGATGAGTCAGTTATCTCAGTTAGAGGTGGCACAACTTCAGGATACTACCAACAGCAAATTATACGAACTGTTTCGCAATTGTTGTCTTGCCGTGCTTAACAGCGGTGTAGACGAAGATAATTACGAAGCGCTGTTTGCTCCCTATGACGATTTTGATGTGAAATTAATTCGTCGCGAACGTGGCGTGAAAATTGAATTAATTAATCCTCCTGAAGTCGGTTTTGTTGATAAAAGGCTGGTGCGCGGGGTACATGAACATTTGTTTGCGGTACTGCGCGATATGCTATTCATGGGGAATAAATACGCTTTCATTAAGCAGAATACTCCCGCCGATGGCCCCAGCATTACCGATATGGTTTTTGATATGCTGCGCCATGCTCAGGCATTAGAAGGCAACGATGAACTGAACACGGTGGTGTGCTGGGGTGGCCATTCCATCAATCAAACCGAGTATAAATATACCAAAGAAGTTGGCTATCAATTAGGGTTGCGAGAGCTGAATATATGCACTGGCTGTGGTCCTGGTGCAATGAAAGGCCCCATGAAAGGCGCCACCATTGGTCATGCGAAACAACGGTATAAAAATGGGCGATACATTGGTATTTCTGAACCGAGCATTATTGCGGCTGAGCCTCCCAACGCGATTGTAAATGAACTTGTCATTATGCCCGATATTGAAAAGCGCCTTGAAGCTTTTGTGCGGTTTGCGCACGGAATTATTATCTTCCCCGGGGGCGTGGGGACTGCTGAGGAGCTACTTTACCTGCTGGGTATTTTGATGAACGAGCGTAATGCTCAACAACCTTTTCCCGTGATACTAACCGGCCCTGCTGGCACTGAAGCTTATTTTGCCGCTATTGATGAATTTATTGGTCAGACACTAGGCAAAGAGGCCCAGAGTAAATACACGGTTATTGTCGATAATCCAGTAGAAGTTGCCAGAACCATGGTGGCTGGATTAAAGAAAGTGGAGCAATATCGGTTAGAAATGGGCGATGCTTTTAGTTTTAACTGGTCGTTAAAGATTGACGAACCATTCCAGCACCCGTTCATCCCCACCCATAAAACCATGAGCGAACTGCCGCTTCATCATGATCAGAGCGTTGCAGACTTAGCAGTGGTATTGCGTCAGGCATTTTCGGGAATAGTGGCAGGTAATGTGAAAGCTGAAGGGGTGAAGCAAATTAAGGAACACGGTCCTTTCCATCTTACCGGCGAGCCGGAAATGATGGCAAGAATCGATAACTTGCTTAAATCTTTTGTGGCGCAGCAACGTATGAAGCTTCCAGGCAGTGAATATCGCCCCTGTTATACGATCAGCCGGGCAAATTGA
- a CDS encoding GGDEF domain-containing protein, with the protein MESNQLQSIKQHGEILAQSITRLSKFYEGFSTPLDTELQILRGHLAGQPNFTLAALSINKLNREIQSAQANIKKYTGDTVSQLEQAVKAYQTVFKQDIQVKQKSAQVLVALHQPIANLFALQALCVEVANLFSHIKRLPDNIDDSVKRPEDKPPSDHLYKAILAELNQLIDTYASKLPDDEQLANLRSKLAEGMTEEELLKSCLMIIRLVVNDSLSEASLTGKVIQSLHSALGSLNKNVNTSIEQSQLSFAARQRTDHQIRTQLDSIEDALKQSPSLETLKQQAQAHVSTIASSLDHREEAEKREQEALMSLLTAMQGQLVHLQKQTQFYRRKLAEQLISSHTDTLTRLPNRQAYNDRLQQEAELAQQSGLPLALAIADLDHFKSINDKFGHAAGDKTLQVVGKHFRSVLDEQDFIARWGGEEFVLLFPGTDASALVEKLELLRTTLEKIPFKFKEEKISISASFGGASFKNNESPEDVFERADKHLYQAKHSGRNCVVTDQDKS; encoded by the coding sequence ATGGAGTCCAATCAACTACAATCCATAAAACAACATGGAGAAATTCTTGCGCAGTCCATTACTCGCCTGTCCAAGTTTTACGAAGGTTTTTCGACTCCACTGGACACTGAATTACAGATTTTGCGAGGGCACTTGGCGGGCCAGCCTAATTTTACGTTGGCCGCTTTGAGTATCAATAAGCTAAATAGAGAAATTCAATCTGCGCAGGCCAATATTAAAAAATATACTGGCGATACGGTTTCACAGCTAGAGCAAGCTGTAAAAGCGTATCAAACAGTATTCAAGCAAGACATTCAAGTTAAACAAAAAAGCGCGCAAGTGCTGGTGGCGCTACACCAGCCAATCGCTAATCTGTTTGCGCTACAGGCGCTGTGTGTTGAGGTTGCAAACCTGTTTTCTCATATTAAGAGACTTCCAGATAATATTGATGATTCAGTTAAGCGACCTGAAGACAAGCCGCCTTCTGATCATTTATACAAAGCAATTCTTGCCGAATTAAACCAGCTTATCGATACCTATGCCAGTAAACTTCCAGATGATGAACAACTGGCGAATTTGCGCAGCAAGCTGGCTGAGGGGATGACTGAAGAGGAATTGCTAAAGTCTTGCCTCATGATTATCCGACTGGTAGTGAATGACTCGCTATCAGAAGCCAGTTTAACAGGTAAAGTGATACAGAGCCTTCATAGTGCGCTGGGTTCTTTGAATAAAAACGTTAACACCAGCATTGAGCAGTCACAGCTAAGTTTTGCCGCACGCCAACGTACCGATCATCAAATTAGAACCCAGCTTGATTCTATTGAAGATGCATTAAAACAGAGTCCATCGCTAGAGACTTTAAAGCAGCAGGCTCAGGCTCACGTTTCGACTATTGCTTCGTCGCTGGATCATCGGGAAGAAGCAGAAAAAAGAGAGCAGGAAGCGCTGATGTCGTTATTAACCGCCATGCAGGGCCAGCTTGTTCATTTGCAAAAGCAGACGCAATTTTATCGGCGTAAGTTAGCTGAACAACTGATTTCCAGTCACACCGATACGCTCACCCGATTACCTAATCGTCAGGCCTACAATGATCGCCTGCAACAGGAAGCCGAATTAGCGCAACAAAGCGGTCTACCCTTGGCTTTAGCCATAGCCGATCTCGATCATTTTAAGTCAATTAATGATAAATTCGGCCATGCCGCAGGCGATAAAACTCTGCAGGTGGTGGGCAAACATTTTCGCAGCGTCCTTGATGAGCAGGATTTTATCGCGCGTTGGGGTGGCGAGGAATTTGTCTTGTTATTTCCCGGCACAGATGCGTCAGCATTGGTAGAAAAACTGGAATTATTGAGAACTACCCTGGAAAAAATTCCGTTTAAGTTCAAAGAGGAAAAGATTTCCATTTCAGCATCTTTCGGCGGCGCCAGCTTTAAGAACAATGAATCGCCGGAAGATGTGTTTGAACGCGCTGATAAACATCTTTATCAGGCAAAACATTCCGGTCGCAATTGTGTGGTCACAGATCAGGACAAAAGTTAA
- the queF gene encoding NADPH-dependent 7-cyano-7-deazaguanine reductase QueF (Catalyzes the NADPH-dependent reduction of 7-cyano-7-deazaguanine (preQ0) to 7-aminomethyl-7-deazaguanine (preQ1) in queuosine biosynthesis), with the protein MNSSTTFTLPTHLTLGKTVEYETVYNPALLQSVPRSLGRDAIGLDEDAIPFSGSDVWTGYELSWLNAKGKPQVAMLECSVPVTSPNLIESKSFKLYLNSFNQTRFSSVESVQQTLTKDLSGCAGEQVYAAVVLPEKFTGLKIQEFSGKVIDDLDIEVTNYTPENQSLWCEDDSAAETLISHLLKSNCLITSQPDWASILIKYEGQKINEESLLRYLIGFRQHNEFHEQCVERIFCDILARCQPKKLTVYARYTRRGGLDINPFRSNFELPYPNHRLARQ; encoded by the coding sequence ATGAACAGCTCAACTACCTTTACACTTCCAACGCATTTAACGCTGGGAAAGACCGTGGAATATGAGACGGTTTACAACCCCGCCTTGCTTCAATCTGTCCCGCGTTCCTTGGGCAGAGATGCTATTGGTCTAGATGAGGATGCCATTCCTTTTTCCGGCAGTGATGTTTGGACAGGCTATGAACTGTCCTGGCTAAATGCAAAAGGAAAGCCGCAGGTGGCGATGCTGGAGTGCAGCGTCCCGGTTACGTCACCAAACCTTATTGAGTCTAAGTCGTTTAAGTTGTATTTAAACAGTTTTAACCAAACCCGGTTTTCCTCTGTAGAATCGGTACAACAAACCTTGACGAAAGATTTATCTGGTTGTGCCGGGGAGCAGGTCTATGCGGCGGTAGTGCTGCCGGAGAAATTTACCGGTCTTAAAATACAGGAGTTTTCTGGCAAGGTTATTGATGATCTCGATATTGAAGTAACCAACTACACGCCAGAGAATCAGTCATTGTGGTGTGAGGATGACTCAGCCGCCGAGACGTTGATAAGCCATCTGCTAAAGTCAAACTGCCTTATTACCAGCCAGCCGGATTGGGCAAGCATTCTTATTAAATATGAGGGGCAGAAGATTAACGAAGAATCGCTACTGCGCTATTTAATCGGATTCCGTCAACACAATGAGTTTCATGAACAATGCGTAGAACGTATTTTTTGCGATATTCTGGCGCGCTGTCAGCCGAAAAAGCTGACGGTGTACGCTCGTTATACCCGTCGCGGTGGCTTGGATATTAATCCATTTCGCTCGAATTTCGAGCTCCCCTATCCTAATCATCGTCTTGCCAGGCAGTAA
- the syd gene encoding SecY-interacting protein: MTNHVLTQIDAFVDATLKLAEASQMPLLIPYDREWLSPCYQKTGEQDAMVPWLPALQQKSCSFDNVEKALEMVLNEQYCLYFTHYFSNNLLARAPQGDCELLQVWNETDFSRLQENLIGHLLMKKRLKQPPTLFFGLTDDEDYILSVDNASGEVVLERVGKVPERSLAPDLATFLAELSPRLGVR; encoded by the coding sequence ATGACTAACCACGTACTCACTCAAATAGATGCTTTTGTAGATGCAACCTTGAAGCTGGCGGAGGCTTCGCAAATGCCTTTGTTAATCCCGTACGACAGGGAATGGCTTTCTCCCTGTTATCAAAAAACTGGCGAACAGGATGCCATGGTCCCTTGGTTGCCAGCGCTACAACAGAAAAGCTGTTCATTCGACAATGTGGAAAAGGCGCTCGAGATGGTGCTAAATGAACAGTATTGCCTTTATTTTACGCACTATTTTAGCAATAACTTGTTAGCTAGAGCGCCTCAGGGAGACTGCGAATTACTGCAGGTATGGAATGAAACAGATTTTTCACGCCTGCAGGAGAACTTAATTGGTCATCTGCTGATGAAAAAACGGCTAAAGCAGCCGCCTACACTTTTCTTCGGTTTAACCGATGACGAAGATTATATTTTGAGCGTGGATAACGCATCAGGCGAAGTCGTGCTGGAAAGGGTGGGTAAGGTGCCAGAGCGATCTCTTGCCCCTGATTTGGCTACCTTCCTGGCAGAACTCTCGCCCAGACTTGGAGTCCGTTAA
- a CDS encoding DUF3192 domain-containing protein — MKHCVLILALLAPIALSGCVISVGGDEGNYSSDWEDREFNNRQHISKLQEDMSYESVVQKMGVADFNELHQKEDGVYRILFYRTQRTMDDGVTTKDECTPLVFKNGSLVGWGDSAYARI, encoded by the coding sequence ATGAAACACTGCGTGTTGATACTGGCTTTACTGGCACCTATAGCTCTTTCAGGTTGTGTTATTTCAGTTGGAGGTGACGAAGGGAATTATAGCTCTGACTGGGAAGATAGAGAGTTCAATAACCGCCAGCATATCTCGAAGCTGCAAGAAGATATGAGCTATGAATCGGTAGTTCAGAAAATGGGCGTTGCGGACTTCAATGAATTGCATCAAAAGGAGGACGGCGTCTATCGAATTCTTTTCTACCGCACGCAGCGCACGATGGATGACGGTGTCACTACTAAAGATGAGTGCACTCCACTTGTTTTCAAAAACGGTAGCTTAGTCGGTTGGGGCGACAGCGCCTACGCTCGAATTTAA